The Fulvivirga ligni genome window below encodes:
- a CDS encoding 5-(carboxyamino)imidazole ribonucleotide synthase — MSASVQTQKLGILGGGQLGRMLIQSALDFNIDIHILDPDENAPCKNVASTFTVGSLKDYDTVYNFGQSMDIISIEIESVNVDALKALQAEGKKVFPPPEVIELIQDKRVQKQFYKDKGIPTADFILTDTKDEVKAKAGFLPAVNKLGKDGYDGRGVQILRSEADLDKAFEAPSLLEKLIDFKKEIAVIVARNESGDIKTFPVVELVYHPEANLVEYLFAPAEISDEVDEKAKEIATTVIKELDMVGLLAVEMFVTKQDEVLVNEIAPRPHNSGHQTIEANHTSQYEQHLRSIFNLPLGNTDLILPSAMVNLLGEEGFTGIAQYEGLPECVAEKGVHVHLYGKKMTKPFRKMGHVTIVEADVELLRKKVDFVKNTLKVKA; from the coding sequence ATGTCCGCATCAGTTCAGACGCAAAAACTAGGTATACTTGGAGGAGGCCAGCTGGGTCGTATGCTTATTCAATCCGCCTTAGATTTTAATATCGATATTCATATTCTAGATCCCGATGAAAATGCACCATGTAAGAATGTGGCCAGCACTTTTACGGTTGGTTCATTGAAAGACTATGACACTGTTTATAATTTCGGTCAGTCTATGGACATCATCAGCATCGAAATAGAAAGTGTAAATGTTGATGCGCTGAAGGCTTTGCAGGCAGAAGGAAAGAAAGTATTTCCGCCGCCGGAGGTAATAGAGCTTATTCAGGATAAGCGTGTGCAGAAGCAGTTTTATAAAGATAAAGGTATACCTACGGCGGATTTCATACTTACTGATACCAAAGATGAGGTTAAGGCTAAGGCAGGTTTTCTGCCAGCTGTAAATAAGCTGGGTAAAGACGGATACGATGGACGTGGAGTTCAGATTCTTCGCTCTGAAGCAGATCTGGATAAAGCCTTTGAAGCTCCTAGTTTACTAGAGAAACTTATTGATTTCAAAAAGGAAATCGCCGTAATAGTGGCCAGAAATGAGTCTGGAGACATCAAAACATTTCCAGTGGTAGAGCTGGTATATCATCCGGAAGCGAACCTGGTGGAATACCTCTTTGCCCCAGCGGAAATATCAGATGAAGTGGATGAAAAAGCCAAGGAGATCGCTACCACAGTCATTAAAGAACTTGATATGGTAGGATTGCTGGCGGTGGAAATGTTCGTTACTAAGCAGGATGAGGTTTTAGTAAATGAAATAGCTCCCAGACCTCACAATAGCGGCCACCAAACCATAGAGGCAAACCATACTTCTCAATATGAACAACACCTGAGATCAATCTTCAATTTACCCTTAGGAAATACTGACCTTATACTTCCTTCTGCGATGGTTAATTTACTTGGCGAGGAAGGGTTTACTGGTATTGCCCAGTATGAAGGTTTGCCTGAGTGTGTAGCAGAAAAAGGGGTGCACGTACATCTGTATGGCAAAAAAATGACAAAGCCATTTCGTAAAATGGGCCATGTAACCATAGTGGAGGCCGATGTTGAGCTATTGAGAAAGAAGGTTGATTTTGTTAAAAACACATTAAAAGTAAAAGCATAA
- the purE gene encoding 5-(carboxyamino)imidazole ribonucleotide mutase → MSKPQVGIIMGSQSDLRIMKDAAEILEELGVEYELTVVSAHRTPERMVEYAEGARKKGLKVIIAGAGGAAHLPGMVASMTTLPVIGVPVKSSNSIDGWDSVLSILQMPGGIPVATVALDGAKNAGILAAEMIGAFDNKIADNLADYKKQLKEKVLESAKNIEANGWRGGKIGF, encoded by the coding sequence ATGAGTAAGCCACAAGTAGGAATTATTATGGGCAGCCAGTCTGACCTAAGAATTATGAAAGACGCTGCAGAAATTTTAGAGGAATTAGGCGTAGAATATGAGCTTACTGTCGTTTCGGCACATAGAACTCCTGAAAGAATGGTGGAATATGCTGAAGGGGCCAGAAAGAAAGGTCTTAAAGTGATCATTGCTGGTGCAGGCGGGGCTGCTCACCTTCCGGGAATGGTAGCATCCATGACTACTTTGCCAGTAATTGGTGTACCAGTAAAGTCAAGCAACTCTATTGATGGTTGGGATTCGGTATTATCTATTTTACAAATGCCCGGAGGTATACCCGTAGCTACTGTAGCGCTAGATGGAGCCAAGAATGCTGGTATATTGGCAGCTGAGATGATTGGTGCTTTTGATAATAAAATAGCAGATAACCTGGCCGATTATAAGAAGCAATTGAAAGAAAAGGTATTAGAGTCAGCCAAAAATATAGAAGCTAATGGCTGGCGTGGAGGCAAGATAGGTTTTTAG